Proteins from a genomic interval of Cucumis melo cultivar AY chromosome 7, USDA_Cmelo_AY_1.0, whole genome shotgun sequence:
- the LOC103493067 gene encoding protein KINESIN LIGHT CHAIN-RELATED 1-like, with the protein MPGLVSVKTPPDAPPLRISVPETPPATNHRPPSPLSKKQPSPSPSRSKPSPNGKKKLQPESPTSAQFPPDSSLDNPDLGPFLLKLARDTIASGDGPNKALDYAIRASKSFERCAVDGEPSLDLAMSLHVLAAIYCSLGRFEEAVPVLEQAIQVPEIGRGPDHALAAFSGHMQLGDTYSMLGQIERSIGCYEEGLKIQIEALGETDPRVGETCRYLSEAHVQAMQFDRAEQLCKKTLEIHHAHSEPASLEEAADRRLMALICEAKGDYESALEHLVLASMAMIANGQDSEVAAIDVSIGNIYMSLCRFDEAVFSYQKALTVFKASKGDNHPLVASVFIRLADLYHRTGKLRESKSYCENAMRIFSKPVPGTSPEEIAGGLTEISAIYESVDEPEEALKLLQKAMKMLEDKPGQQSTIAGIEARMGVMFYMVGRYEDARNAFESAISKLRATGERKSAFFGVVLNQMGLACVQLFKIDEAAELFEEARGILEQECGNCHQDTIGVYSNLAATYDAMGRVDDAIEILESVLKLREEKLGIANPDFEDEKRRLAELLKEAGRTRNRKAKSLENLIDPNSRKTKKETTKKWSGLGFRI; encoded by the exons ATGCCTGGTTTGGTCTCCGTCAAAACCCCCCCGGACGCCCCGCCTCTCCGGATCTCTGTCCCCGAGACACCCCCCGCCACTAATCACCGACCCCCATCTCCTCTATCCAAGAAACAACCCTCTCCTTCTCCTTCCCGATCCAAGCCTTCGCCTAACGGGAAGAAGAAGCTTCAACCGGAGAGTCCCACGTCGGCCCAATTTCCCCCGGATTCTTCTCTTGACAACCCCGATCTTGGGCCTTTTCTTCTGAAGCTTGCTCGTGACACTATTGCCTCCGGTGATGGCCCGAATAAAGCTCTAGATTACGCTATCCGAGCATCGAAGTCGTTTGAGCGATGCGCTGTGGATGGTGAACCGAGCTTGGATTTGGCTATGAGTCTTCATGTTCTGGCTGCTATTTATTGTAGCTTGGGCCGGTTTGAGGAGGCGGTGCCGGTTCTTGAACAGGCGATTCAAGTTCCTGAGATTGGAAGAGGGCCGGATCATGCTCTTGCTGCTTTTTCTGGACATATGCAACTGGGTGATACGTATTCGATGCTGGGTCAGATCGAGCGGTCGATTGGTTGTTATGAAGAGGGCTTGAAGATTCAGATCGAGGCCTTGGGAGAGACGGATCCCAGAGTTGGGGAGACTTGCAG GTATTTATCTGAGGCGCACGTTCAAGCAATGCAGTTTGATAGAGCAGAACAATTGTGCAAGAAAACTCTTGAGATTCACCATGCACATAGTGAGCCTGCGTCACTCGAAGAAGCAGCTGACCGTCGTCTGATGGCGCTCATTTGCGAAGCTAAAGGTGACTATGAATCGGCACTTGAGCACCTTGTGCTGGCTAGTATGGCGATGATCGCTAATGGGCAAGATAGTGAGGTTGCTGCTATTGATGTGAGTATTGGAAATATTTACATGTCTCTATGTCGTTTCGACGAGGCAGTTTTCTCGTACCAAAAGGCTCTCACTGTATTCAAAGCATCTAAGGGTGACAACCATCCTTTGGTTGCTTCTGTCTTCATACGACTTGCCGACTTGTATCACCGGACTGGAAAGCTCCGGGAGTCCAAATCTTATTGCGAAAATGCAATGAGGATATTCTCAAAGCCTGTGCCTGGAACTTCGCCTGAAGAAATAGCTGGTGGGTTGACAGAAATATCAGCAATTTACGAGTCTGTTGACGAGCCCGAGGAGGCGTTGAAGCTCTTGCAGAAGGCAATGAAGATGTTAGAAGATAAACCTGGACAGCAAAGCACGATTGCTGGGATAGAAGCACGGATGGGAGTGATGTTTTACATGGTTGGAAGGTACGAAGACGCAAGAAATGCTTTCGAGAGTGCGATATCGAAACTCAGAGCCACCGGGGAGAGAAAATCAGCGTTCTTTGGTGTTGTGTTGAATCAAATGGGATTGGCCTGTGTGCAGTTGTTCAAGATAGATGAAGCTGCAGAGTTGTTTGAAGAAGCAAGAGGAATTTTAGAGCAAGAGTGTGGCAACTGTCATCAAGATACCATTGGAGTATATAGCAACCTCGCCGCAACCTATGATGCTATGGGAAG AGTCGATGATGCTATCGAAATATTGGAATCTGTTCTTAAGTTGAGAGAAGAGAAGCTTGGAATTGCGAATCCAGATTTTGAGGACGAAAAGAGGAGACTGGCTGAACTGCTGAAGGAAGCAGGCCGAACCCGAAACCGGAAAGCAAAGTCTCTGGAAAATCTCATTGATCCGAACTCTAGGAAAACAAAGAAAGAGACGACGAAGAAGTGGTCGGGCTTGGGATTTAGAATTTGA
- the LOC103493258 gene encoding uncharacterized protein LOC103493258 — MPFGLKNAGATYQCAMQRIFDDVLHKHVECYVDNLIVKSKKKCDHLKDLKLVLDHFRKYELRMNPLKCAFDVTSRKFLGFIVRHRGIKVDHSKIDAIQKMPSPKNLHELRRLQGRLAYIRRSVISKRLAKWAIILLQYDIVYIPQKAVKGQALADFLADHPVPSNWKLCDDLPDEEVLFVESMEPWIMFFDGATRRSGAGVGIVFISPEKHMLSYSFTLGELCSNNVVEYQALIIGLQMTSELGIKYIEIFGDSKLIINQLSYQYEVKHQDLKPYFIYVRRLMDIFDSIILEHIPRSENKKADVLANLATALTVSEDPLEPLHPTIASWPFEAWGLDLVGPIMPKSSTGHSYILTGTDYFSKWAEVMPLREAKKDNIVNFVRTHIIYRYGIPHRIVTDNGRQFNNTFMDKLCEKFNFKQYKSSMYNAATNGLAQAFNKTLCSVTPYSLVYGVEAVLPLEREIPSLRMAIQEGLTIEDNAKLRLQELEALDEKRLEAQQALECCQARMSKAFDKHVRPRSFQVGDLVLAVRRLIIMTRHTGNKFIPKWDRPYIVKEVFTNEAYQIIDQDGL; from the exons ATGCCTTTCGGATTGAAAAATGCAGGTGCTACATACCAGTGCGCTATGCAAAGGATCTTTGATGATGTGCTACATAAACACGTTGAATGTTATGTTGACAATCTCATAGTCAAGTCCAAAAAGAAATGTGATCACTTGAAAGACCTGAAGCTTGTACTTGATCACTTCAGGAAATATGAACTAAGAATGAACCCTCTTAAGTGTGCATTCGATGTAACTTCAAGGAAGTTTTTGGGATTTATAGTGAGACATCGTGGCATCAAAGTTGATCACTCTAAAATTGATGCTATCCAAAAGATGCCAAGTCCGAAGAACCTACACGAATTGAGACGATTGCAAGGTCGTTTGGCTTACATTAGAAG GTCAGTCATCTCGAAACGCCTCGCGAAGTGGGCTATTATACTCCTACAATATGATATTGTATATATCCCCCAAAAAGCAGTAAAGGGCCAAGCATTGGCAGATTTCCTGGCTGATCATCCAGTTCCATCAAATTGGAAATTATGTGACGACTTACCTGATGAGGAAGTATTGTTTGTTGAAAGCATGGAGCCTTGGATCATGTTCTTTGATGGTGCGACACGAAGAAGTGGAGCTGGTGTCGGCATTGTCTTCATCTCTCCTGAGAAACATATGTTATCATACAGCTTCACACTCGGTGAGTTGTGTTCAAATAATGTTGTTGAGTATCAAGCCCTAATCATTGGCCTGCAAATGACTTCAGAATTAGGGATAAAGTACATAGAAATATTCGGCGATTCGAAGTTAATCATAAATCAGCTCTCCTATCAGTACGAGGTAAAGCATCAAGACTTGAAGCCCTACTTTATTTATGTTAGAAGATTGATGGACATATTCGACAGCATAATATTGGAGCATATACCaagatcagaaaataagaaagctGATGTGCTTGCAAACTTGGCCACTGCTTTAACAGTTTCAGAAGAC CCACTAGAGCCGCTTCATCCAACAATAGCTTCATGGCCTTTTGAAGCTTGGGGACTCGACCTGGTTGGACCTATCATGCCTAAATCATCGACAGGTCATTCTTACATCCTTACAGGAActgattatttttctaaatgggCTGAAGTCATGCCATTAAGAGAAGCAAAGAAGGATAACATTGTAAATTTTGTTCGGACACACATCATTTACAGATATGGTATTCCTCATCGTATTGTAACTGATAATGGAAGACAATTCAATAACACTTTCATGGACAAGCTATGTGAGAAATTTAACTTCAAACAGTACAAGTCTTCTATGTACAATGCCGCAACAAATGGATTGGCACAAGCATTCAACAAAACTTTGTGCA GTGTTACACCTTATTCTTTGGTTTATGGCGTTGAAGCAGTACTCCCACTAGAAAGAGAAATTCCTTCCTTAAGAATGGCAATTCAAGAAGGGCTAACTATTGAAGACAATGCTAAACTACGCcttcaagagttagaagcacttgACGAAAAGAGATTGGAAGCTCAACAAGCACTTGAATGTTGTCAAGCACGAATGTCAAAAGCCTTTGACAAACATGTAAGGCCCCGATCATTTCAAGTTGGTGATTTAGTGCTCGCAGTAAGAAGACTTATCATCATGACAAGGCATACGGGAAATAAGTTCATACCTAAATGGGACAGACCTTacattgtcaaagaagtttTCACGAATGAAGCATACCAAATCATCGATCAAGACGGATTATGA